The genomic interval CCACCCCGGCCCGCCGCTCCATGGTCAACGAGGCGCTGTACGCCGGGAAAGGCCCCGCGCACTGGAAGGTCTTCTACGACACCCTGGACAAGTACCCCACCACCGGCCCCATCCCCGCGCCGCCCCAGCAGGCCGCCGTCGAAACGGCCCTGATGAAAAACGTCTCGCTGGCCGTCAGCGGCGATGAGCGCCAGCTCAAGCAGGCCCTCGAGTCCATGCAGCGCGATCTTGAACTGGCCCTGAGGAGGCAGTCATGAGCACCACCACCCCTCGCCGGGACCGGCCGAAGCAGGCCGCCAAGGCCGTGAAGCCCGGAACGCCCGCCACTTCCCAGACCTCGTCCGGCCGGCACAGCCAGCGCTGGCTTGCCTGGATTTTCCTTGCCCCCACTATTGTGGGCATGGGCCTGTTCACGCTGGTGCCCATCGCGGCGTCGGTGGTCCTGGCGTTCTTCCGCTGGGACATCATCTCCGCCCCGACGTTCGTGGGCTTCGACAACTTCGCCGAAGTGGTCCAGGACCCCACGGTCCGCGTGTCCTTCCTGAACACCATTGTGTTTGTGATTGTGGCGGTGGCATTCCAGCTCGGCCTGGCCCTGGCGCTCGCCGTGATGGTGCAGGAGAAGATGCCGGCCTGGCTGCGGACCTTCTTCCGCTCGGCGTTCTTCTTCCCGCTGATCCTCTCCGCCGCCTCGGTGTCCATCTTTATGCGGTACCTCTTCAACGAGCAGTTCGGCGTGGTCAACTGGTTCCTGTCCCTCGCCGGCATCCCCGCGGTGCCGTGGCTGACCACCCCCGGCGGGTCCGCCGCCGTCGTCATCCTGGTTTATGTCTGGCAGAACTTCGGGTTCTCCTTCCTGCTGTTCATCGGCGGGCTGGCGTCGATCCCCGTGGAAACCTATGAGGCCGCCTCGCTGGACGGCGCCACCGGCTGGCGCAAGCACGTTTACGTCACCCTGCCGCTGCTCAGCCCCACCACCCTGCTGGCATCCGTGATGGCTATCATCAGCGCCCTCCAGGTGTTCGACCAGCCGTACGTCCTGACCCGCGGCGGGCCCGGGGACTCCACCCGCACCGCCGTGATG from Pseudarthrobacter sp. SSS035 carries:
- a CDS encoding carbohydrate ABC transporter permease — its product is MSTTTPRRDRPKQAAKAVKPGTPATSQTSSGRHSQRWLAWIFLAPTIVGMGLFTLVPIAASVVLAFFRWDIISAPTFVGFDNFAEVVQDPTVRVSFLNTIVFVIVAVAFQLGLALALAVMVQEKMPAWLRTFFRSAFFFPLILSAASVSIFMRYLFNEQFGVVNWFLSLAGIPAVPWLTTPGGSAAVVILVYVWQNFGFSFLLFIGGLASIPVETYEAASLDGATGWRKHVYVTLPLLSPTTLLASVMAIISALQVFDQPYVLTRGGPGDSTRTAVMVIFESAFQRLEFGEASAIGVILTLIIMAITAAQFRLSKRFVFYQ